One part of the Thermodesulfobacterium commune DSM 2178 genome encodes these proteins:
- a CDS encoding RtcB family protein codes for MELKKLKRISEYEWEISPVGDMKVPGKIFASQKLVEEMDEKVYEQVCNVASLPGIVKASIAMPDAHWGYGFPIGGVAAFDPEEGGIISVGGVGYDISCGVRTLLTPLEKNEVIPHLETLVKMLFETVPSGVGSEGTIKLSPSQLDEVLVEGAKWAVKKGYGIPEDLEYIEEKGCMPGADPSFVSMEAKKRQHRQIGTLGSGNHYLEIQYVSEIYNQEVAEVFGLFKNQVVVTFHCGSRALGHQIATDYLPVLAKAARKYGIPIKEKELVCAPIDSPEGESYFKAMVCGINCALANRQVITHLVREVFQEIFPGIFLKVLYDVSHNTCKVEHHLINGKLKKLYVHRKGATRAWGPGRKELPKEYQKVGQPVIIGGSMGTASYILVGTEEGEEKAFGSACHGAGRTMSRNQAIKTFRADQIIENLRKKGIIVMAKSKKGLCEEAPEAYKDVNEVIEATCKAGLTKKVAKLIPIGCIKG; via the coding sequence ATGGAGCTTAAGAAATTAAAAAGAATTTCAGAATACGAGTGGGAAATTTCTCCTGTAGGTGATATGAAAGTTCCTGGAAAAATTTTTGCCAGTCAGAAGTTAGTTGAAGAAATGGATGAAAAGGTCTATGAGCAGGTCTGTAATGTAGCAAGTCTTCCTGGTATTGTGAAGGCTTCTATCGCCATGCCAGATGCTCATTGGGGATATGGGTTCCCTATCGGAGGGGTTGCTGCCTTTGACCCTGAAGAAGGAGGTATCATCTCTGTCGGTGGGGTGGGATACGATATCTCCTGTGGGGTTAGAACTCTTCTTACTCCCTTAGAAAAAAACGAAGTAATTCCTCATTTAGAAACTTTGGTAAAGATGCTTTTTGAAACCGTTCCTTCAGGGGTAGGCTCGGAGGGAACTATAAAGCTTTCCCCCTCTCAATTAGATGAGGTCTTAGTTGAAGGGGCTAAGTGGGCGGTAAAAAAGGGGTATGGGATTCCAGAAGATTTGGAGTATATAGAGGAAAAAGGTTGTATGCCTGGAGCTGACCCCAGCTTTGTGTCTATGGAAGCCAAAAAGAGACAACACAGACAAATAGGGACCTTAGGCTCAGGGAACCATTACTTAGAAATTCAATATGTCTCAGAGATCTATAATCAGGAAGTAGCTGAGGTGTTTGGTCTTTTTAAAAACCAGGTGGTAGTTACCTTTCATTGTGGTTCTCGGGCTTTGGGGCATCAAATCGCTACCGATTATCTTCCTGTTTTAGCCAAGGCTGCAAGGAAATATGGTATCCCTATCAAAGAAAAAGAGTTGGTTTGTGCCCCTATCGACTCTCCTGAAGGAGAAAGTTATTTTAAAGCCATGGTTTGTGGGATAAACTGTGCTTTAGCCAACCGCCAGGTGATTACCCATTTAGTAAGAGAGGTTTTTCAAGAGATATTCCCAGGGATATTCCTTAAAGTACTTTATGATGTTAGTCATAATACCTGTAAAGTGGAACATCACTTAATAAACGGTAAACTAAAAAAGCTTTATGTCCATCGTAAAGGAGCTACGAGAGCTTGGGGTCCCGGGAGAAAAGAGTTGCCTAAGGAGTATCAAAAGGTAGGTCAGCCTGTTATCATCGGTGGTTCTATGGGGACAGCCTCTTACATTTTGGTCGGCACCGAAGAAGGAGAAGAAAAAGCCTTTGGTTCTGCCTGTCACGGAGCAGGAAGGACGATGAGTAGAAATCAAGCTATTAAAACTTTTAGGGCAGACCAAATAATAGAAAATCTAAGGAAAAAGGGTATCATAGTAATGGCTAAATCTAAAAAAGGGTTATGTGAGGAAGCACCAGAGGCTTATAAGGATGTTAACGAGGTAATCGAGGCTACCTGCAAGGCAGGTCTTACCAAAAAGGTAGCTAAGTTAATACCTATAGGTTGTATTAAAGGCTAA
- a CDS encoding alanine-zipper protein — translation MKKRWVKFLGIVSAGLLAFGCSCPIEAPEKAVAQPAPQPPACPECVKKVEDELKALKLQVESLKSQVDNLKVDTAEAKQASQKAIEAANKAEEAAQKAEAAAKKCERVFEKGLKK, via the coding sequence ATGAAAAAGAGATGGGTTAAGTTTTTAGGTATCGTTTCTGCTGGGTTGTTAGCTTTTGGTTGTAGCTGCCCTATCGAAGCTCCAGAGAAGGCAGTAGCTCAACCTGCACCACAACCACCAGCTTGTCCAGAGTGTGTAAAGAAGGTAGAGGATGAGTTAAAAGCTTTAAAGCTTCAGGTAGAAAGTCTTAAGTCTCAAGTTGACAACCTCAAGGTTGATACAGCAGAGGCCAAGCAAGCTTCTCAAAAAGCAATAGAAGCGGCAAACAAAGCTGAAGAAGCTGCACAAAAGGCAGAGGCAGCTGCCAAAAAATGCGAAAGAGTTTTTGAAAAAGGATTAAAAAAGTAA
- a CDS encoding Smr/MutS family protein, whose protein sequence is MQRPFEALGEYFGISIPRKKLKLNDPLLLEKPSFCEEKDWSEVVSRAKPLKEKNFLWFFTPKKPFWDLKKDWPPKRIDLKVWLTSEYIEGGFSKTYKSLVYELREGRFSVKKTLNLRGMFVEEAKIAFEEFLREAIINGDNCVLIIHGRGLSSKKEPVLKTKVKEWLERGPFRKYVMAFCSARPCDGGLGATYVLLSSKPIKKSKKS, encoded by the coding sequence ATGCAGCGTCCTTTTGAAGCACTCGGGGAATACTTTGGTATAAGTATTCCCCGAAAAAAGTTAAAGTTAAACGATCCCTTGCTTTTGGAAAAACCCTCTTTTTGCGAGGAAAAGGACTGGTCTGAGGTGGTTAGCAGGGCCAAACCTCTTAAGGAAAAAAACTTTCTTTGGTTTTTTACCCCTAAAAAACCATTCTGGGACCTTAAAAAGGATTGGCCTCCTAAAAGAATAGACCTTAAGGTTTGGCTCACTTCAGAATACATAGAAGGTGGTTTTTCCAAGACTTACAAAAGTTTAGTGTATGAATTAAGAGAAGGAAGGTTTTCTGTTAAAAAAACCTTAAACTTGAGAGGGATGTTTGTAGAGGAGGCCAAAATCGCGTTCGAAGAGTTTTTGAGGGAGGCCATTATAAACGGTGATAATTGCGTGCTTATCATCCACGGAAGAGGCCTTTCTTCTAAAAAAGAGCCGGTGCTTAAAACCAAGGTTAAAGAATGGCTTGAAAGGGGACCTTTTAGAAAATATGTTATGGCTTTTTGTTCTGCCAGACCTTGTGATGGAGGGTTAGGGGCAACCTACGTCCTCTTATCTTCAAAACCTATCAAAAAGTCTAAAAAGTCGTAG
- the tmk gene encoding dTMP kinase has translation MFLQGPRSKLFVTGDPGVGKTTLVEKLTKYLSKINLPFKIRGFFTKEIRENSKRKGFKIIDPFLSKEFLLAKRKDLVNPSESINTYHTVGKYAVFLEGLETLLEEYKKDLIDGAQVFWVIDEVGKMEALSKSFCHFIEKLLGSSCFLLATVGKGETPFLKKVFSFEPALRCEVTTENRDFLEERLKIEFKRKGKLIVFEGIDGAGKTTVSKLLVKALEDQGVSVFWGCEPTSQGPYGKVLREKLQQREAHPLEIKQLFLKDREWNVKNFILPKLKEGAWIVLDRYYLSTLSYQGAQGFDLKSLFIKNETIAPLPDLVVYLDLTIDEALKRLNSTRDNLTFFEKTEFLTKVRENYLKILPWFNHVKLDATKPLEENLNYLIETLHRKFKSSLS, from the coding sequence ATGTTTTTACAAGGTCCAAGGTCAAAACTTTTTGTCACCGGTGATCCTGGAGTAGGCAAAACTACCTTAGTCGAAAAGTTGACTAAATATTTATCAAAAATAAACCTTCCGTTTAAAATAAGAGGTTTTTTTACCAAAGAAATCAGAGAAAACAGCAAGAGAAAAGGTTTTAAAATCATCGATCCTTTTCTTTCTAAAGAATTTCTCCTTGCCAAAAGAAAAGACCTTGTTAATCCCTCAGAGTCTATAAACACTTACCATACTGTAGGAAAATATGCGGTGTTTTTAGAGGGGTTAGAAACACTTCTGGAAGAGTATAAGAAAGATTTGATAGACGGGGCTCAGGTTTTTTGGGTGATAGATGAAGTAGGAAAGATGGAAGCTTTATCTAAGAGTTTTTGTCATTTTATAGAAAAGCTCTTAGGTTCTTCTTGTTTTTTACTTGCAACCGTAGGCAAAGGAGAAACACCTTTTTTAAAAAAGGTTTTTTCCTTTGAACCAGCTTTAAGGTGTGAAGTAACCACTGAGAACCGAGATTTTCTGGAAGAAAGACTGAAAATAGAGTTCAAAAGAAAGGGTAAGTTGATAGTTTTTGAGGGGATAGATGGAGCAGGTAAAACCACCGTTAGTAAGCTTTTGGTAAAAGCTTTAGAGGATCAGGGAGTTTCAGTTTTTTGGGGATGCGAACCTACTTCTCAAGGCCCTTATGGTAAAGTTTTACGCGAAAAGCTGCAACAAAGAGAGGCCCATCCGTTAGAGATTAAACAACTTTTTTTGAAAGACCGGGAATGGAACGTAAAAAATTTTATTTTACCTAAGCTTAAGGAAGGAGCTTGGATAGTTTTAGACAGATATTATCTTTCTACTCTCTCCTATCAAGGAGCTCAAGGGTTTGACTTAAAAAGCCTTTTTATAAAAAACGAGACCATCGCTCCTTTGCCAGACTTGGTAGTTTACTTAGACCTAACGATAGATGAGGCCTTAAAAAGGCTTAACTCTACCAGAGACAACCTTACGTTTTTTGAAAAAACCGAGTTTTTAACCAAAGTAAGAGAAAACTACTTAAAAATCCTTCCTTGGTTTAATCACGTAAAATTAGATGCCACAAAACCTTTAGAGGAAAACCTGAATTATTTGATAGAAACTTTACACCGTAAATTTAAAAGTTCCCTTTCCTAA
- a CDS encoding KpsF/GutQ family sugar-phosphate isomerase, which translates to MLKEREILEKAKSVLETEKLGIEEVIKNLDSSFVKAVDIILQTKGRIVVTGVGKSGIIGRKIAATLSSTGTPAFFLHPVEALHGDLGMVTPEDVVLALSYSGNTLEVCELVAILKKRNIKIISITGNLDSRLAQLSDVVINGRVPKEACPFNLAPTTSTTACLALGDALAICLFEIKGLGSEDFRKNHPGGSLGERLKVKVKEIMLTGENIPKVLQGTFLKEAIKEIDQKRLGCVLVVNQFNALTGIITDGDLRRIFLKYGSIDNLKVEEVMTKNPKTIQENALAYEALEMMEKHLITVLPVVDFDGKLTGILHLHDILGKGTFKFTV; encoded by the coding sequence ATGTTAAAAGAAAGAGAGATTTTAGAAAAAGCTAAAAGTGTGTTAGAAACTGAAAAATTAGGGATAGAAGAAGTTATAAAGAATCTTGATAGCTCCTTTGTAAAAGCGGTAGATATCATCTTACAAACTAAAGGAAGAATAGTAGTTACAGGGGTAGGAAAAAGTGGTATTATAGGAAGGAAAATTGCAGCTACCCTTTCTTCTACCGGAACTCCGGCTTTCTTTCTTCATCCTGTAGAGGCTTTACATGGAGACCTTGGGATGGTAACCCCTGAAGATGTGGTCCTTGCCCTTTCTTATTCAGGGAATACCCTTGAGGTTTGTGAGTTGGTAGCCATACTAAAAAAAAGAAACATAAAAATCATCAGTATTACAGGAAATTTAGATAGCCGGTTAGCCCAGCTTTCAGACGTGGTGATTAACGGAAGGGTACCCAAAGAGGCTTGTCCCTTTAACTTAGCTCCTACCACCAGCACTACCGCTTGTTTAGCCTTAGGTGATGCCCTAGCTATTTGCCTGTTTGAAATCAAGGGCTTAGGGTCTGAAGATTTCAGGAAAAATCATCCTGGAGGTTCTTTAGGGGAAAGGCTTAAGGTTAAGGTTAAAGAAATAATGCTTACCGGTGAAAACATTCCTAAGGTATTACAAGGTACCTTTTTAAAGGAAGCCATAAAAGAAATAGATCAAAAAAGGCTGGGATGCGTGTTAGTCGTAAACCAATTTAATGCTCTTACAGGTATCATCACCGACGGAGATTTAAGAAGGATTTTTTTAAAGTATGGCTCTATAGATAATCTTAAAGTAGAAGAAGTAATGACCAAAAACCCTAAAACCATACAAGAAAATGCCTTAGCTTACGAAGCCTTAGAAATGATGGAAAAACATCTGATTACGGTTTTACCGGTTGTGGACTTTGACGGAAAACTTACCGGGATTTTACATCTTCACGACATTTTAGGAAAGGGAACTTTTAAATTTACGGTGTAA
- a CDS encoding C40 family peptidase — MSKQYKSKIFQNPFLAILWVVCCFFLFGAYQVDAKTKTTSKKPSKTKKSASLKAVKTSNKPITYKIQKGDTLYSIAKKFGISVEDLKRINQLKNHQLKPGQTIKIVATQPISEAKTAPSSKNLIQTSLPESPSVYVVKKGDTLFSIAKKFGVSVEELKRINQLSDHSLKVGQSLIVKIPSNKPIEFLEQKTVESSQQEVSQKVDSQPPQIISPEVDSPRVISTEVVSATPKKVGQKEKIQWITYKVKKGDTLFSIAKKFGVSVEELKRINHLSHTKLRVGKVIKVKEKRVLVQEKVNLPKIEAPSGTGFIWHKVKEGETLYNISLRYGIPIEDIKKLNNLEDNVIFVGQALKIPTYDDEPFVLENPAVAFQEKTKSHSFSDFFLNRSFLDQEDEKRLQDKFIEIAKQYEDYRYKLGGNGNGYMDCSMFVKKVFESLGIALPRTSREQFWIGVSVSKDELIPGDLLFFAKNRRPESINHVGIYIGNNRFMHFSSTKKGLAVDSLDSNYFRNRFVGAKRVLKNSVLFNLSSFSEDIGS, encoded by the coding sequence ATGTCAAAACAGTACAAATCTAAAATATTTCAAAATCCTTTTTTAGCCATATTATGGGTTGTTTGTTGTTTTTTTCTTTTTGGTGCCTATCAAGTTGATGCAAAAACCAAAACTACCTCTAAAAAACCTTCAAAAACTAAAAAGTCAGCCTCGTTAAAAGCTGTTAAAACTTCTAACAAACCCATTACCTATAAAATTCAAAAAGGAGACACCCTTTACAGTATCGCTAAAAAGTTTGGGATCTCGGTAGAAGACCTTAAAAGAATTAATCAGCTTAAAAATCATCAATTAAAACCTGGACAAACCATAAAGATTGTTGCTACCCAACCTATCTCAGAAGCAAAAACCGCTCCTTCCTCAAAAAACTTAATACAAACCTCCTTACCCGAAAGTCCTTCTGTTTATGTAGTAAAAAAGGGAGATACCCTTTTTAGCATCGCTAAAAAGTTTGGAGTCTCAGTAGAAGAACTAAAAAGAATAAACCAGCTATCAGACCATTCTTTAAAGGTAGGACAATCGTTGATAGTAAAAATTCCTTCTAACAAACCTATAGAATTTTTAGAACAAAAAACTGTAGAAAGTTCCCAACAAGAGGTTTCACAAAAAGTGGATTCACAACCACCACAGATTATCTCCCCAGAGGTTGACTCACCAAGGGTTATCTCAACTGAGGTTGTCTCTGCTACTCCCAAGAAGGTAGGACAAAAAGAGAAAATTCAATGGATAACCTATAAGGTAAAAAAGGGGGACACCCTTTTTAGCATCGCTAAAAAGTTTGGAGTTTCGGTAGAAGAACTAAAAAGAATTAATCATCTAAGTCATACTAAATTAAGAGTAGGCAAGGTAATTAAGGTAAAAGAAAAAAGGGTTTTAGTCCAGGAAAAAGTTAACCTACCCAAGATAGAAGCTCCTTCAGGCACAGGTTTTATCTGGCATAAGGTTAAAGAAGGAGAAACTTTATACAACATCTCTTTAAGGTATGGTATACCTATCGAGGATATTAAAAAACTAAACAACCTTGAAGACAACGTAATCTTTGTGGGGCAGGCCTTAAAGATCCCCACCTATGATGATGAACCTTTTGTGTTAGAAAACCCTGCGGTTGCCTTTCAAGAAAAAACAAAATCTCACAGCTTTTCTGATTTCTTTTTAAACAGATCTTTCTTAGACCAAGAGGATGAAAAACGATTGCAAGACAAGTTTATTGAGATAGCCAAACAATATGAGGATTATCGTTATAAGTTAGGAGGTAATGGCAACGGATATATGGACTGTTCTATGTTTGTAAAAAAGGTGTTTGAGAGTTTAGGAATAGCACTTCCGAGAACCTCAAGAGAACAGTTTTGGATAGGGGTTTCCGTGTCTAAAGATGAACTTATTCCCGGGGATTTACTATTCTTTGCTAAAAACAGAAGGCCTGAGAGTATAAACCATGTAGGTATTTACATAGGAAACAACCGTTTTATGCATTTTTCCTCTACTAAAAAGGGGCTTGCTGTAGATTCCTTAGACAGCAACTATTTCAGAAACCGGTTCGTTGGGGCCAAAAGGGTACTTAAAAACTCTGTCTTGTTCAACCTTTCCTCTTTTTCTGAAGATATAGGGTCTTAA
- a CDS encoding YkgJ family cysteine cluster protein translates to MKKLYEHLENTYQAWDLFCKPGCNLCCTQRIYATSLEAYHLLEKISPEVLTRVSHLQNYPRPKITHNQTLLCYLQGTEPPLEDYPPHLSTCPFLDEKGLCMVYPYRPLMCRIMASTKSCEQGEASLPPFLFYVGTLALQLAENIDIGGLYGNLFDLLKFLKDYKEGQVEEVPPYLLSNVDVDELPVLPEEKDLRSWVGTLYRTHVTEEKSFREVLQELREKFRDKKSLSFLEEIF, encoded by the coding sequence TTGAAAAAACTTTATGAACACTTAGAAAACACCTATCAAGCCTGGGATCTTTTTTGTAAACCAGGTTGTAACCTTTGCTGCACACAGCGTATTTATGCTACTTCTTTAGAGGCTTACCATCTGTTAGAAAAGATTAGTCCCGAGGTTTTAACCAGGGTCTCGCATCTCCAAAATTATCCAAGGCCAAAGATTACCCATAACCAGACCCTCCTTTGCTATCTTCAAGGTACAGAGCCCCCTTTAGAGGATTATCCCCCTCATTTGTCTACGTGTCCTTTTTTAGACGAAAAAGGACTTTGTATGGTTTATCCTTATCGACCTCTTATGTGCAGGATAATGGCTTCAACCAAAAGCTGTGAACAGGGAGAGGCATCTTTACCTCCTTTTTTGTTTTACGTTGGGACCCTTGCTTTACAGTTAGCTGAAAATATAGACATTGGGGGGCTTTATGGGAATCTTTTTGATCTTTTAAAGTTTTTAAAGGATTATAAGGAGGGGCAAGTAGAGGAAGTGCCTCCTTATCTTCTTTCTAACGTAGATGTGGACGAGTTACCCGTCCTCCCTGAGGAAAAAGACCTTAGGTCCTGGGTAGGCACACTTTATCGGACCCATGTAACAGAAGAAAAAAGTTTTAGAGAAGTTTTACAAGAACTAAGAGAAAAATTTAGAGACAAAAAATCTCTTTCCTTTTTAGAGGAAATTTTTTAA
- a CDS encoding dihydroorotate dehydrogenase electron transfer subunit, giving the protein MYQGEVIKNLPLSQNVYLLRVKTDLDIIFSFNPGQFVKIKINERIDPLIPRPFTIHDVKKNSFYVLYQVVGKGTKALSLVQPGNKIEFLGPLGKPFPKLENYVICAGGIGIAGFIYLLESIKRKTHPYVLPKKIFYGARTAEDLVCYPFLEGIGTKVEIATEDGSQGYKGLITEPLIKYLEKNKVDVLACGPLPMLKAVAKIAQSFGVKAYLTMETFLSCGTGFCKGCVIPLKNGNYAHLCIEGPTLLAEEIDFEALS; this is encoded by the coding sequence ATGTATCAAGGCGAGGTTATAAAAAACCTTCCTCTTTCTCAGAACGTTTATCTTTTGAGGGTAAAAACAGATTTAGATATAATCTTTAGTTTTAACCCAGGGCAATTTGTCAAAATCAAAATTAACGAAAGGATTGACCCTCTTATTCCCAGGCCTTTTACCATACATGATGTAAAAAAGAATAGTTTTTACGTGCTTTACCAGGTAGTGGGAAAAGGGACCAAAGCTTTGTCTTTGGTTCAACCAGGAAATAAGATTGAGTTTTTAGGTCCCCTTGGGAAACCCTTTCCTAAGCTTGAAAACTATGTAATCTGTGCAGGAGGCATAGGAATAGCAGGTTTTATCTATCTTTTAGAAAGCATAAAAAGAAAAACCCATCCCTATGTGTTACCCAAGAAAATTTTTTATGGGGCTCGTACAGCAGAAGACCTGGTTTGTTATCCCTTTTTAGAGGGTATCGGTACTAAGGTAGAGATAGCCACAGAAGACGGCTCACAAGGCTATAAAGGGTTGATTACCGAACCTTTGATAAAGTATTTAGAAAAAAACAAGGTAGACGTGCTTGCCTGTGGTCCTTTGCCTATGTTAAAAGCAGTAGCAAAAATAGCCCAAAGTTTTGGGGTAAAGGCCTATCTTACTATGGAAACCTTTCTTTCTTGTGGTACAGGTTTTTGTAAAGGCTGTGTAATTCCGCTTAAAAACGGAAATTATGCTCATCTTTGTATAGAGGGCCCTACTCTTTTAGCAGAGGAGATTGACTTTGAGGCCCTATCTTAA
- a CDS encoding dihydroorotate dehydrogenase: protein MRPYLKIRNLELKTPLMLASGTWGLGENLDLYLTKEEIKSNIGAFVSKGISRFPKKGNPPPRLYETPCGLINSIGLENPGLEVFKKDYLPKLLSYEVPLIINLHGEEVEDFVALAEGFKEEKVDGIELNISCPNVKKGGLAFSSDPKGVKTLVKEVRKVWERFLAVKLSPVGPVYEIAEICEKEGVDALVVANTYPALGVIGLAPLKVIKGGLSGPAIKPLTLRLVYELAQKVKLPIIGSGGILSGKDALEYLVCGAKAFQIGVANLIDPTSAVKIIQEMEELKKKHGLFG, encoded by the coding sequence TTGAGGCCCTATCTTAAAATCAGGAATCTCGAACTTAAAACACCTCTTATGCTGGCTTCAGGTACCTGGGGCCTTGGAGAAAACTTAGACCTCTATCTTACTAAGGAAGAAATTAAATCTAACATAGGTGCTTTTGTTTCTAAAGGAATCTCTCGTTTTCCTAAGAAAGGCAACCCCCCTCCTCGTCTTTATGAAACTCCTTGTGGATTGATCAATTCCATAGGGCTTGAAAACCCGGGTTTAGAGGTCTTTAAAAAAGACTATCTCCCTAAGCTTCTTTCTTACGAGGTGCCACTCATCATTAACCTTCACGGAGAGGAAGTAGAGGACTTTGTAGCCCTTGCTGAAGGTTTTAAGGAAGAAAAGGTAGATGGTATAGAGCTTAACATCTCATGCCCTAACGTTAAGAAGGGTGGTCTAGCCTTTTCCTCTGACCCAAAGGGGGTTAAAACCCTGGTAAAAGAGGTCAGAAAGGTTTGGGAAAGGTTTTTAGCAGTAAAGCTTTCTCCTGTAGGTCCAGTTTATGAAATAGCCGAAATCTGTGAAAAAGAAGGGGTAGATGCTTTAGTAGTAGCCAATACTTATCCTGCTTTAGGGGTGATAGGTTTAGCACCTTTAAAGGTTATCAAAGGAGGTCTCTCAGGTCCTGCCATAAAACCTTTAACCTTAAGGTTGGTATACGAACTTGCCCAAAAGGTTAAACTCCCTATCATAGGTAGCGGAGGCATCCTTTCTGGAAAGGATGCTTTAGAATACTTGGTTTGCGGTGCTAAAGCCTTTCAAATAGGGGTTGCCAACTTGATAGACCCCACTTCTGCTGTAAAAATAATTCAAGAGATGGAGGAGCTAAAAAAGAAACATGGCTTATTTGGTTAG
- the hslO gene encoding Hsp33 family molecular chaperone HslO — protein sequence MAYLVRGLPVDKNFRVYAVCCKEIVEEARRLQGLSPVASAALGRALAGVALLSADLKIGKVLLQIKGDGPLGEILAEGDYQGFLRGTVQNPHVYIDPINRKLPVGLAVGKKGFISVVKDLGLKEPYYGSVELISGEIAEDLAYYLTVSEQIPSAVSLGVLVDRDGTILAAGGFLVQKLPEATESELEEIEAKLKNFPPVTSLLSSGKTPEEILQMIFPNLQILEKRPLAWRCTCSEKRVEEVLIAMGRGELEGFLKEGKPVSVTCEFCKKTYHISLERVKELLKEVMDVS from the coding sequence ATGGCTTATTTGGTTAGAGGGTTACCTGTAGATAAAAATTTTAGGGTCTATGCGGTTTGTTGTAAAGAGATAGTAGAGGAAGCTCGTCGTCTGCAAGGGTTAAGCCCTGTGGCTTCAGCTGCGTTGGGAAGGGCTTTAGCAGGGGTGGCTTTACTTTCTGCTGACCTGAAGATAGGTAAGGTCCTTTTGCAGATCAAGGGAGACGGTCCACTCGGTGAGATTTTAGCAGAAGGTGATTATCAGGGATTTTTAAGGGGAACGGTACAAAATCCTCACGTTTATATAGACCCTATCAACCGAAAACTTCCTGTTGGGCTTGCGGTTGGAAAAAAAGGTTTTATCTCTGTGGTAAAAGATTTAGGGTTGAAAGAGCCTTATTATGGGTCTGTAGAACTGATTTCAGGAGAAATTGCCGAAGACTTGGCTTATTATTTAACCGTTTCTGAACAAATCCCATCTGCCGTAAGTTTGGGGGTTTTGGTTGATAGAGACGGAACCATCCTTGCTGCAGGTGGTTTTTTGGTCCAAAAACTGCCAGAGGCAACCGAGTCTGAATTAGAAGAAATAGAGGCTAAACTTAAAAATTTCCCTCCTGTTACCTCACTTTTATCTTCAGGTAAAACCCCAGAAGAGATTTTACAGATGATTTTCCCAAACCTTCAAATATTAGAAAAAAGGCCTTTAGCCTGGAGATGTACCTGTTCTGAAAAAAGGGTAGAAGAGGTTTTGATAGCCATGGGAAGAGGAGAACTTGAGGGTTTTTTAAAAGAAGGAAAGCCTGTCTCTGTTACCTGTGAATTTTGTAAGAAAACTTATCATATTTCCTTGGAAAGGGTTAAAGAACTTTTAAAGGAGGTTATGGATGTTTCTTAG
- a CDS encoding lipopolysaccharide assembly protein LapA domain-containing protein, with amino-acid sequence MFLRLILWLVLILLLVFFVVFNIDPKVNLHIFPGVTLENIPLALVIIISFILGVLFGIMVSITQMIKLKLEIRKLQKKVEEKHENPEQTL; translated from the coding sequence ATGTTTCTTAGGTTGATACTCTGGTTGGTTTTGATATTGTTGTTGGTTTTCTTTGTAGTTTTTAACATAGACCCAAAGGTTAATCTACATATTTTCCCTGGGGTTACTTTGGAAAACATCCCTTTAGCCTTAGTCATCATCATAAGTTTTATTTTAGGGGTACTTTTTGGAATTATGGTTTCGATTACCCAGATGATAAAGCTAAAACTTGAGATAAGAAAACTGCAGAAAAAGGTTGAAGAAAAACATGAAAATCCTGAACAGACTCTTTGA